The genomic DNA TTGTTGGCGGCGCCGAAGCCGCGCGAAATCGTCACCGTCACGGTGATCTGCTTGAGATTGGTGGAGCCGGCCGGCGTGGTGATCGCCCACGCGCGTTCGTAGAACCAGGACGTCGGGGCGGTCGTGCCCGAGGCGGCCGCGCAGGCCGCTCCGCTGGAGCCGCAGAGATTGCCGTTCTGATCGAGCCAATCGACGTACTTGGCGACGGGACTGCTCGTGACGCTGCTGCCGCCGGCCACCAGCCCGGTCCCGCCGGTTGTCGCCGCCGGGAACGACGTGGTGTCGCTCGTCGCGTCGGTGTAGGCGAGCGCGAGGAGCTGCTCCATCTTGTCCTGGGCATATTCCGCGGTTCTCGCGGCCAGATGCCCCTGGTTCTCGGTCGTCGAGAGCGCCACGGCGCCCAGCGACATCAGGCCCGCCATCAGCGTGGCCATCAAGCCGCTCGCGATGATCACTTCGACCAGGGTCGAGCCCGACTGCGGGTTCGCGGCGCGGGACGTCATTGCTGCACCCAGGACGGCGACGTGGCGTACGCCGTCTGAAAGCTCCGGACGAATCCGGTCGCCGCCAGCGTCACGCCGTAGACGGAGGCGCCGTCATTGATGTAGAACGCGTTGAGCCCGGTCGGACTGCCGGTCGTGTCGACCGGAATGCCGCGCGAGTTGAAGATGATGCAGGCGGTATTCGCCACGGCGTGTCCCGCGTTGTCGAGGCATGAGGGAGCCTGCGCGATTGTCGTCTGGGTATTGGGCGGCGCGGTGGCGACGATGCCGTAGCCGAAGCTGACGGTCGACGCCAGCGACTGGGTGCCTCCTTCGGTCGTCCACGACGGGCACGGCGAGGTCCCCGGCGTGGCGCACGTCTGCAGGTAGTACTGACGGCCACTCAAATCCGCGAAAATGCGCGCCTGGGTGAACTTGGCAGCGGCGCGCATTTTTGCGGAGGAAATCTCGTTCGAGATGCTCCGTGCGTCGCCGCTCAACTTCAAATAGTGCAGGGCGTTGCCGGTCATCGGGATGGCGATCGCGCCGATGACGCCCATCAGGCCGACTACGACCATCAACTCGAGCAGACTGAATCCGCGCGAATCGCGCAGACAGGAGAGCGGCGGGCGGTGGGGAGTGCCCATCATGTTTGCCCACCAATGCGCAAGGGATGTGCCGTCGGCGGGATACGGAAAGGCCCAGGAAGGCGCGTTGGCCATGCTCCGTTCCGGGACAGGGAGTGACAGTACTGAAATCGCGAGGTGCGTGGGCGCGCACCTCGCGGAGCGGGCCGCCGTTACGCTTTGAGGTGCTTGTTTACAAGCTTGGTCATCTCGAACATGTTGACCGTGGCCTTGCCGCCGAACACCGGCTTCAGCGCGTCGTCGGCCTTGATCATCCGCTTGTTCTTCGGATCCTGCAGCTTGTTCTTCTTGATGTACGCCCAGAGCTTCTTGGTGACTTCCGTCCGCGGAATGGGCTTGCTGCCGACGACTTCCGCGAGCGAGGCGCTCGGGTTCATCGGTTTCATGAATGCCGCGTTCGGCTTGCGCGCGGACTTCTTCGCCGCCTTCTTGGCCATCTTCTCTCCTTGAGTTAGCCGG from Vicinamibacterales bacterium includes the following:
- a CDS encoding prepilin-type N-terminal cleavage/methylation domain-containing protein, with the protein product MGTPHRPPLSCLRDSRGFSLLELMVVVGLMGVIGAIAIPMTGNALHYLKLSGDARSISNEISSAKMRAAAKFTQARIFADLSGRQYYLQTCATPGTSPCPSWTTEGGTQSLASTVSFGYGIVATAPPNTQTTIAQAPSCLDNAGHAVANTACIIFNSRGIPVDTTGSPTGLNAFYINDGASVYGVTLAATGFVRSFQTAYATSPSWVQQ
- a CDS encoding SWIB/MDM2 domain-containing protein, encoding MAKKAAKKSARKPNAAFMKPMNPSASLAEVVGSKPIPRTEVTKKLWAYIKKNKLQDPKNKRMIKADDALKPVFGGKATVNMFEMTKLVNKHLKA